One Opitutia bacterium DNA segment encodes these proteins:
- a CDS encoding LysR family transcriptional regulator, with the protein MELRHLRTFLVAAETLSISAAARRLNVTQPALSRQIRELEREVGHSLFVRHPAGLRLTATGRALRERGAPALAKMEAALSFAQGEAVREPAVLRVGYYGTMVIWSRVLAPALEKRTRRQPETTYAVQELTNAQMIVALRDGALDVAVLGPGDLPNAPGVTIETACEFPVSVLVALDHPLAKKRQLSLDELRDQEIISLSPESAPGRDRALIAACRAADFTPRIFSAGATFQEALLLGAQRGAVGLAGTFGAGIRSNLFPGLACIPLKPPGVLLPLHVAHVAHMESARLLAETIGTEARRAATAPRE; encoded by the coding sequence GTGGAACTACGACACCTCCGCACCTTCCTCGTCGCCGCCGAGACGTTGAGCATCTCCGCCGCCGCGCGCCGCCTGAACGTCACGCAGCCAGCGCTCAGCCGCCAAATCCGCGAACTCGAGCGCGAGGTGGGCCATTCGCTCTTCGTGCGCCATCCCGCCGGACTCCGCCTCACCGCGACCGGCCGGGCCCTGCGCGAGCGCGGCGCGCCCGCGCTCGCGAAGATGGAGGCCGCGCTCAGCTTCGCCCAAGGCGAGGCGGTGCGGGAACCCGCCGTGCTGCGCGTCGGCTACTACGGCACGATGGTGATCTGGAGCCGCGTGCTCGCCCCCGCGCTGGAGAAACGCACGCGGCGCCAGCCGGAAACCACCTACGCCGTGCAGGAATTGACCAACGCGCAGATGATCGTCGCGCTGCGCGACGGCGCGCTCGACGTGGCGGTGCTCGGCCCCGGCGACCTGCCGAACGCGCCCGGCGTGACCATCGAGACGGCCTGCGAGTTTCCCGTCTCCGTGCTCGTGGCCCTCGACCATCCGCTGGCCAAGAAACGCCAGCTCTCGCTCGATGAGCTGCGCGACCAGGAAATCATCAGCCTCTCGCCCGAGAGCGCGCCCGGTCGCGATCGCGCGCTGATCGCGGCGTGTCGCGCGGCGGATTTCACCCCGCGGATTTTTTCCGCCGGCGCCACGTTTCAGGAAGCTCTTCTGCTGGGCGCCCAGCGCGGCGCGGTCGGCCTCGCCGGCACGTTCGGCGCCGGCATCCGCAGCAACCTTTTCCCCGGCCTGGCTTGCATACCGCTGAAGCCGCCCGGCGTCCTGCTCCCGCTCCACGTCGCGCACGTGGCGCACATGGAGTCCGCGCGATTGCTCGCCGAGACCATCGGCACCGAGGCACGTCGGGCCGCGACGGCTCCGCGCGAATAA